From one Pseudomonadota bacterium genomic stretch:
- a CDS encoding AEC family transporter, whose product MNALSTTLPALYATIAPIFFVVAAGFAVRKGGVLTADGFRTLAAYVATVAAPAMVFHAIATSAPGALGQPGYLAGYTLGSMGAFVLCYAGLRWATHTRGPVLAFGALGGSFGNSLMVGYPLAVLLYGEAASIALALTLLVEVAVVLPMALTLADVGRPRAPGERHPAAVNALAIARNPLFGAMVLGALVAWGELRLPQPVDDGLALLARTVAPVGLFVIGGLIVGYTAAGDGRRQAIVVPGKLLVHPVAVCLALLAFGVTDPALIGPALCFAASPIFGAYAAISQRYGIARESAAVMIATTVCAAATLPLVLWLIGAALTTP is encoded by the coding sequence TTGAACGCGCTCTCCACCACGCTGCCGGCGCTGTACGCGACGATCGCGCCCATCTTCTTCGTTGTCGCAGCCGGCTTCGCCGTCCGCAAAGGCGGTGTGCTGACCGCCGACGGGTTTCGCACGCTGGCGGCGTACGTCGCCACGGTGGCCGCCCCGGCGATGGTGTTTCACGCGATCGCCACCAGCGCGCCCGGCGCGCTCGGTCAACCGGGTTACCTCGCCGGTTACACCCTCGGGTCGATGGGTGCGTTCGTGCTGTGTTACGCCGGCTTGCGCTGGGCAACGCACACGCGCGGACCGGTCTTGGCGTTTGGTGCGCTCGGTGGCAGCTTCGGCAACTCGCTCATGGTCGGCTACCCGCTGGCGGTGCTGCTGTACGGTGAGGCGGCGTCGATCGCCCTGGCACTGACCCTGCTGGTCGAGGTTGCGGTGGTGCTGCCGATGGCGCTAACGCTCGCTGACGTCGGCCGCCCTCGCGCACCCGGCGAGCGACACCCGGCGGCGGTCAATGCGCTCGCCATCGCGCGCAACCCCCTGTTCGGCGCGATGGTGCTCGGTGCGCTGGTGGCGTGGGGCGAGCTGCGGCTGCCCCAGCCCGTCGACGACGGCCTGGCGCTGCTCGCGCGCACCGTGGCGCCGGTGGGGCTGTTCGTGATCGGCGGCCTGATCGTCGGCTACACGGCTGCGGGCGATGGCCGCCGACAGGCGATCGTGGTGCCGGGCAAGCTGCTGGTGCACCCGGTCGCCGTGTGCCTGGCCCTGCTCGCCTTCGGGGTGACCGACCCGGCGCTGATCGGGCCAGCCTTGTGTTTCGCGGCATCGCCGATTTTTGGCGCCTACGCCGCCATCAGTCAGCGCTACGGCATCGCCCGAGAGAGTGCGGCCGTGATGATCGCGACCACCGTCTGTGCGGCCGCCACCCTGCCGCTGGTGTTGTGGCTGATCGGCGCCGCGCTCACCACCCCGTGA